A stretch of the Marivirga tractuosa DSM 4126 genome encodes the following:
- a CDS encoding amidohydrolase, whose translation MDLKLDIEELIELRHRLHANAEVSNQEEKTAKIIVEFLEQFEPHQIWVNVGGHGVIAQFKGTKEGENIGFRADLDALHIAETIDLEYASKTPHTAHKCGHDGHMTMVSGIAAYLQQNPLDKGNVYLVFQPAEETGEGAERINRSLKELDIKLDYLFGLHNLPDFPKGKILTKKGTFAAASRGMVIKLFGKTSHAAEPEYGISPVIAMAKITTEMSRIHRTLDFSDLTLATVIHSELGEIAFGTSPGYGEVRITLRAMKDEDMSILIDEAENLVHKYCEDDGLGCEISYTEVFPSTINSDEAYGIMQEAAALMDLEFKQLETPFKWSEDFGQYKLQYKTGFFGIGSGMDCPHLHDEFYDFPDEIIGDGVKMYIGLLRYFGLVA comes from the coding sequence ATGGATTTAAAGCTTGATATAGAGGAGCTTATAGAGTTAAGACATCGATTACATGCAAATGCAGAAGTTTCAAACCAAGAAGAAAAAACTGCGAAGATAATAGTAGAGTTTCTTGAGCAATTTGAACCTCATCAAATTTGGGTCAATGTTGGAGGACATGGTGTCATAGCTCAATTTAAAGGAACAAAGGAAGGAGAAAATATTGGATTTCGTGCTGATCTGGATGCGCTTCATATAGCTGAAACTATAGATTTGGAATATGCTTCTAAAACACCCCATACTGCTCACAAATGCGGTCATGACGGGCATATGACCATGGTGTCGGGTATTGCGGCCTACCTTCAACAAAATCCACTAGACAAGGGTAATGTTTACTTAGTTTTCCAACCTGCAGAAGAAACGGGGGAAGGTGCTGAAAGAATAAATAGGAGCTTAAAAGAATTAGATATAAAGCTTGATTATTTGTTTGGGCTTCACAATTTGCCTGATTTCCCCAAAGGGAAAATATTAACAAAAAAAGGAACATTTGCTGCGGCTTCAAGAGGTATGGTAATAAAGCTTTTTGGAAAAACAAGTCACGCTGCAGAACCCGAATATGGGATAAGTCCAGTGATTGCAATGGCTAAAATTACCACGGAGATGTCCCGCATCCACCGAACGTTAGATTTCTCAGATTTAACGTTGGCAACAGTGATTCACAGTGAACTAGGAGAAATTGCATTTGGTACTAGCCCTGGTTATGGAGAGGTCAGAATTACTCTTCGAGCAATGAAAGATGAAGATATGTCTATCCTCATCGATGAAGCGGAAAATCTTGTTCATAAGTACTGTGAAGATGACGGCTTAGGCTGTGAAATATCTTATACTGAAGTATTTCCATCTACAATAAATTCTGATGAAGCATATGGCATTATGCAAGAAGCAGCAGCCCTGATGGATCTTGAATTTAAACAATTGGAAACACCTTTCAAGTGGAGTGAGGATTTCGGTCAGTATAAACTGCAATATAAAACTGGGTTTTTTGGGATTGGTTCAGGAATGGATTGCCCTCACTTGCATGATGAGTTTTATGATTTTCCAGACGAAATAATAGGAGATGGAGTTAAAATGTATATCGGTCTACTCAGATACTTTGGATTAGTAGCTTAA